A window from Pseudomonas moraviensis encodes these proteins:
- a CDS encoding ABC transporter ATP-binding protein, with protein MSVMQTPEGRIDIRQLSIVLGQGREAFEAVQGLDCQIEPGQFVCILGPSGCGKSTLLGALAGHLNARTGSLKVDGSEVAGPSPQRGMVFQHHTLFPWRTVRDNVAFGLKMRGVGKAERHRAADDMLKLVGLEDFAERWPDQLSGGMQQRVEIARVLVNRPRLLLMDEPFGALDALTRLNMQELLLDIWTRIRTTVVFVTHDIDEALFLADRLLVMSARPGRIIEDLRLDFPRPRTSELVTSPEFARLKRHCLDLLRHDNDRPLPRLNPLGLPPENPLPRFAL; from the coding sequence ATGAGCGTGATGCAAACCCCGGAAGGGCGGATCGACATCCGCCAGTTGTCCATCGTCCTCGGCCAGGGCCGCGAAGCCTTCGAAGCAGTGCAGGGCCTCGATTGCCAGATCGAACCCGGTCAGTTCGTCTGCATCCTCGGCCCGTCCGGTTGCGGCAAGTCGACCTTGCTCGGCGCCCTGGCGGGCCACTTGAATGCCAGGACCGGCAGCCTGAAAGTCGACGGCAGTGAAGTGGCCGGCCCGTCACCGCAGCGCGGCATGGTGTTCCAGCATCACACGCTGTTCCCGTGGCGCACGGTGCGCGACAACGTCGCCTTCGGCCTGAAGATGCGCGGCGTCGGCAAGGCTGAGCGGCATCGCGCCGCTGACGACATGCTCAAGCTGGTTGGGCTCGAAGACTTTGCCGAACGCTGGCCGGATCAGCTCTCTGGAGGCATGCAGCAACGGGTCGAGATCGCCCGGGTGCTGGTCAATCGCCCGCGTCTGTTGCTCATGGACGAGCCGTTTGGTGCGCTGGATGCGCTGACCCGCTTGAACATGCAGGAATTGCTGCTGGACATCTGGACGCGCATCCGCACCACCGTGGTCTTCGTTACCCACGACATCGACGAGGCGCTGTTTCTTGCCGATCGCTTGCTGGTGATGAGCGCGCGACCGGGGCGGATCATCGAAGACTTGCGTCTGGACTTTCCACGCCCGCGCACCAGTGAACTGGTGACCAGTCCCGAGTTCGCCCGCCTCAAACGCCACTGCCTCGACCTGCTGCGCCACGACAACGACCGACCGCTGCCGCGCCTCAATCCGCTCGGTCTGCCTCCTGAAAACCCTTTGCCGCGATTTGCCCTATGA
- a CDS encoding HEAT repeat domain-containing protein, producing MTSIFAVTDNEDILALQPRLTAEDAGVRRIALIDLADLEEPDGLLWLVDRLRQDPAEDVRAEAARLLEAWEDEAVVHALCEALTDPSPAVQSAAAQSLSLLKTAAAGRVILPWSAHADVSVRIAAFRALRELRFAEAAPAALAALGDADASVRREAVGVLGWLKQLDALPALACLASDDPDTEVRRAATGALGLASGVDVLPALRQALHDHAWQVREEAATTLGKVGHSDAGPALVEALSDDYWQVRLRATRSLGRLRFVPALDALIDTLGHRISNLRKEAALALGELNERGAVAALQAAQDDGDPEVRKAVRIALSQLQ from the coding sequence ATGACATCTATTTTTGCTGTGACCGATAACGAAGACATCCTCGCCCTGCAACCGCGCCTGACGGCGGAAGACGCCGGCGTGCGGCGCATTGCCCTGATTGATCTGGCCGATCTCGAAGAACCGGATGGCTTGCTCTGGCTGGTCGATCGACTACGCCAGGATCCTGCTGAGGATGTTCGGGCTGAAGCTGCACGATTGCTTGAAGCGTGGGAAGACGAAGCGGTCGTGCACGCCTTGTGCGAAGCGCTGACGGATCCGTCGCCCGCCGTACAGTCGGCGGCCGCGCAGAGTCTGAGCCTGCTCAAGACTGCAGCGGCAGGGCGGGTGATTCTGCCGTGGAGCGCCCATGCCGACGTCAGTGTGCGTATCGCTGCATTTCGGGCGTTACGAGAATTGCGCTTCGCCGAGGCCGCGCCGGCTGCCCTCGCAGCGTTGGGTGATGCCGATGCCAGTGTCCGTCGTGAAGCGGTCGGGGTACTCGGCTGGCTCAAACAGCTCGACGCACTGCCAGCCTTGGCCTGCCTGGCCAGCGACGATCCGGACACCGAAGTGCGTCGCGCCGCCACCGGTGCGCTCGGTCTGGCCAGCGGCGTCGATGTGCTGCCGGCGCTGCGCCAGGCCTTGCATGATCATGCCTGGCAAGTACGCGAAGAAGCCGCGACCACGCTGGGCAAGGTCGGCCACAGCGACGCCGGCCCGGCTTTGGTCGAAGCGCTGAGCGATGACTATTGGCAAGTGCGGCTGCGCGCCACCCGCAGCCTCGGTCGACTGCGCTTCGTCCCGGCGCTGGACGCGCTGATTGATACTCTCGGCCACCGCATCAGCAACCTGCGCAAAGAGGCCGCGCTGGCTCTTGGAGAGTTGAACGAACGCGGCGCCGTGGCCGCGTTGCAGGCAGCGCAGGACGACGGCGACCCGGAAGTGCGCAAAGCCGTGCGCATCGCATTGAGTCAGTTGCAATGA
- a CDS encoding ABC transporter permease, translating to MKTLRWAPRISSLLLCLLFWQLAASHHWNLGLVTFANVPTPLAVIEAALGLGDSGKLWQHLSSSLGRVFAGYLVALLIGIALGLAIGRSKWAEDILLPPLEVLRPIPAVAWIPLAILMFPSSELSMVFITFTGALFPILLNTVHGVEGVDPRLIASAKSLGAGRGAILLEVILPGAAPSIITGLAIGMGTSWFCLVTAEMISGQFGIGYYTWESYTIQNYADIVVGMLLIGVLGMGSSWLIKRLGGLFTPWHRPRGKA from the coding sequence ATGAAAACACTACGCTGGGCACCAAGAATCAGCTCCCTGTTGCTCTGCCTGCTCTTCTGGCAACTCGCCGCCAGCCATCACTGGAACCTCGGCCTGGTGACCTTCGCCAACGTGCCGACGCCACTGGCGGTGATCGAAGCCGCGCTGGGCCTGGGCGACTCCGGCAAACTCTGGCAGCACTTGAGCAGCAGTCTCGGTCGCGTCTTTGCCGGCTACCTCGTCGCATTGCTGATCGGCATCGCTCTGGGGCTGGCCATCGGTCGTTCGAAGTGGGCCGAAGACATCCTGCTGCCGCCACTGGAAGTCCTCCGCCCGATCCCCGCCGTAGCCTGGATTCCGCTGGCGATCCTGATGTTTCCGTCCTCGGAGTTGTCGATGGTCTTCATCACTTTCACCGGCGCGCTGTTCCCGATCCTGCTCAACACCGTGCACGGCGTCGAAGGCGTCGATCCACGTCTGATTGCCTCGGCGAAGAGCCTCGGAGCAGGGCGCGGGGCGATTCTGCTGGAAGTGATCCTGCCGGGCGCTGCGCCGAGCATCATCACTGGCCTGGCGATCGGCATGGGCACTTCGTGGTTCTGTCTGGTGACGGCGGAAATGATCTCCGGGCAGTTCGGTATCGGTTATTACACCTGGGAGTCCTACACCATTCAGAACTACGCCGACATTGTCGTCGGCATGCTCCTGATCGGCGTGTTGGGCATGGGCAGCAGTTGGCTGATCAAACGCCTGGGCGGCTTGTTCACGCCCTGGCATCGACCGCGAGGCAAAGCCTGA
- a CDS encoding Y-family DNA polymerase, whose amino-acid sequence MRWVCILFPQLALDAVLRQRPDPDEPLVLLSGPAQRRVLQAVNPAARKLGLRPGMSMTAAQAMCKGFATADYEVAEVEHWQQFLAAWAYRFSAQVSVHYPRTVVFEIESSLGLFGTWPQFEARLRQELQDLGFRHRIVAAPNPVAARVLANAYDGLVVPDGEALQHHLGQLPVDRVGLEPNVATALSRMGLRNLSQVQSLPRQALARRFEAQMLKHLDTLFGARPLALAFYLPPDRFDIRIELNFDVQSHQALLFPLRRLTGDLSAFLCGRDSGVQRFDLHLEHAGLPDTVIKVGLLSAERDAAMLFELARGRLEHVQVEAPVRGFRLRAEDLPSFVPQYQELFDDRPQQTLPWEQLRERLRARLGDDAVQGLRFQADHRPECAWQNAVDKQPCTGLPSVQRPGWLLNELQSVPEGSARILMGPERIESGWWDGGDVRRDYYLIQNRAGQQGWAWRAVGEGGPLWLQGWFA is encoded by the coding sequence ATGCGCTGGGTATGTATTCTGTTTCCGCAATTGGCCCTCGACGCCGTGCTGCGTCAGCGGCCCGATCCTGATGAGCCGTTGGTGCTGCTCAGCGGCCCGGCCCAGCGCAGGGTGCTGCAAGCGGTGAATCCGGCGGCGCGTAAACTCGGCCTGCGCCCTGGCATGTCGATGACTGCCGCGCAAGCCATGTGCAAAGGCTTTGCCACCGCCGATTACGAGGTAGCCGAGGTCGAACACTGGCAGCAGTTTCTTGCTGCGTGGGCCTATCGCTTCAGCGCGCAGGTCAGCGTGCATTACCCACGCACCGTGGTGTTCGAGATTGAATCGAGCCTCGGCCTGTTCGGCACCTGGCCGCAATTCGAAGCTCGCCTGCGCCAAGAGTTGCAAGACCTCGGCTTTCGGCACCGTATCGTCGCGGCGCCGAACCCGGTGGCCGCGCGGGTGCTGGCCAATGCTTACGATGGCCTGGTGGTGCCGGACGGCGAAGCCTTGCAGCATCACCTCGGGCAATTGCCTGTCGACCGTGTCGGCCTGGAACCCAATGTCGCTACGGCGTTGTCGCGCATGGGCCTGCGCAATCTCAGTCAGGTACAAAGCCTGCCACGTCAGGCACTGGCCCGACGTTTCGAGGCGCAGATGCTCAAACACCTCGACACGCTGTTCGGCGCACGCCCTCTGGCGCTGGCGTTCTATCTGCCGCCAGACCGTTTCGATATCCGCATCGAACTGAATTTCGACGTGCAATCCCATCAGGCCTTGCTGTTTCCGTTACGACGCCTGACCGGCGATCTGTCGGCATTCCTTTGCGGGCGCGACAGTGGCGTGCAGCGTTTCGATTTGCATCTGGAACACGCAGGGCTGCCGGATACGGTGATCAAGGTCGGTCTGCTCAGTGCCGAACGTGATGCGGCAATGCTCTTCGAGTTGGCCCGTGGGCGACTCGAACACGTGCAGGTCGAGGCGCCGGTACGGGGTTTTCGCTTGCGCGCCGAAGACCTGCCGAGTTTCGTTCCGCAGTATCAGGAGCTGTTCGACGACCGCCCGCAGCAGACTTTGCCCTGGGAACAATTGCGCGAACGCCTGCGCGCACGGCTGGGTGATGATGCCGTGCAGGGGTTGCGCTTTCAGGCCGATCATCGCCCCGAGTGCGCATGGCAGAACGCCGTCGATAAACAGCCTTGCACAGGTTTGCCCAGCGTCCAGCGTCCCGGCTGGCTGCTCAACGAACTGCAAAGCGTGCCGGAAGGTTCGGCGCGGATTCTCATGGGGCCGGAACGCATCGAATCCGGTTGGTGGGACGGTGGCGACGTGCGGCGTGATTATTACCTGATCCAGAACCGCGCCGGTCAACAAGGCTGGGCCTGGCGCGCCGTGGGTGAGGGCGGTCCGCTGTGGCTGCAGGGCTGGTTCGCATGA
- a CDS encoding DUF971 domain-containing protein — MNPLSVGNSQSARTLRLSWPDGRASLLKHADLRRQCPCSQCRAFRLRGITPLVDDRVRLIELNPQGYGVQLVFSDGHQRGIYPWEYLAQLDSSPPRILTET, encoded by the coding sequence ATGAACCCGTTGTCGGTGGGCAACTCGCAGAGTGCGCGCACGTTGCGGCTGAGTTGGCCGGACGGGCGCGCATCGTTGCTCAAGCACGCCGATCTGCGCCGGCAATGCCCGTGCTCGCAATGCCGCGCGTTTCGCCTGCGCGGCATCACGCCGCTGGTTGATGATCGCGTACGCCTGATCGAACTCAACCCGCAGGGGTATGGCGTGCAACTGGTGTTCAGCGATGGGCATCAACGCGGGATTTACCCGTGGGAGTATCTGGCGCAGCTTGATTCTTCGCCTCCCCGCATTCTTACAGAGACATGA
- the imuA gene encoding translesion DNA synthesis-associated protein ImuA, translating to MGAVVALDTLFNGGQVWRGRPAPPAASPQPTGHAALDAALPSGGWPEAALSEILLAGPGVGELQLVWPTLARLSAAGERIVLVAPPFVPYPQAWANAGVDLRQLSVIQASERDALWAAEQCLRSGSCGAVLCWPNKADDRALRRLQVAAETGQTLAFAWRPLSEAVNPSPAALRIAIDARPAQLRVLKCRGGLARAAPIAFAVGH from the coding sequence ATGGGCGCCGTCGTTGCACTGGATACGCTGTTCAATGGCGGCCAGGTCTGGCGCGGCCGGCCTGCGCCACCGGCGGCGAGCCCGCAGCCGACCGGGCATGCTGCTCTGGACGCGGCCCTGCCCAGCGGCGGCTGGCCGGAAGCGGCGCTGAGCGAAATCCTCCTCGCCGGCCCCGGTGTCGGTGAACTGCAACTGGTCTGGCCGACCCTGGCGCGATTGTCGGCGGCGGGTGAACGCATCGTGCTGGTGGCACCGCCATTTGTGCCGTACCCGCAGGCCTGGGCCAATGCCGGGGTTGATCTGCGCCAGTTGTCGGTGATTCAGGCCAGCGAACGCGATGCCTTGTGGGCGGCGGAGCAGTGCTTGCGCTCGGGCAGTTGCGGCGCAGTGCTGTGCTGGCCGAACAAGGCCGATGACCGAGCGCTGCGGCGTTTGCAGGTGGCGGCGGAAACCGGCCAGACCCTGGCCTTTGCCTGGCGCCCGTTGAGCGAAGCGGTCAACCCCTCACCGGCAGCGTTACGGATTGCCATCGATGCCAGACCGGCGCAGTTACGGGTGCTCAAGTGCCGTGGCGGGCTGGCGCGTGCGGCGCCGATTGCCTTTGCCGTGGGGCACTGA
- a CDS encoding DUF4810 domain-containing protein, giving the protein MNPFFSRALMALTLAASTVLAGCAAPKTLYQWEGYEPQVYEYFKGEEPKEAQAEALERDLQKIRSTGKAVPPGYHAHLGLLYLSMGKDDQMVQQFNTEKTLFPESGTYMDFLLKNAKAGAVQ; this is encoded by the coding sequence ATGAACCCGTTTTTTTCGCGCGCGCTGATGGCGCTGACCCTGGCTGCCAGCACTGTGCTGGCCGGTTGTGCGGCCCCGAAAACCCTCTATCAATGGGAGGGCTACGAGCCTCAGGTCTACGAATATTTCAAAGGCGAAGAGCCTAAGGAAGCCCAGGCCGAAGCACTCGAACGTGATCTGCAGAAGATTCGTTCCACCGGCAAGGCTGTGCCGCCGGGTTACCACGCGCACCTTGGTCTGCTCTATCTGAGCATGGGCAAGGACGACCAGATGGTGCAGCAGTTCAACACCGAGAAAACGCTGTTTCCCGAGTCCGGCACCTATATGGATTTTCTGCTTAAAAACGCCAAGGCCGGAGCCGTGCAATGA
- a CDS encoding CsgG/HfaB family protein yields the protein MLVSSVAIAVLGTLATTLAGCATESSRALPVAKVESASQVWTGVRVPMAVGKFDNRSSYMRGIFSDGVDRLGGQAKTILITHLQQTNRFSVLDRDNMGEIQQEATIKGQAQRLKGADYVVTGDVTEFGRKETGDHQLFGILGRGKTQVAYAKVNLNIVNISTSEVVYSTQGAGEYALSNREIIGFGGTAAYDSTLNGKVLDLAMREAINRLVDGMNAGAWKPGN from the coding sequence ATGCTGGTTTCAAGCGTCGCCATCGCGGTGCTGGGCACCCTCGCCACGACATTGGCCGGCTGCGCCACCGAAAGCTCCCGCGCGCTGCCGGTGGCGAAGGTTGAAAGCGCATCCCAAGTCTGGACCGGGGTTCGCGTGCCAATGGCCGTGGGCAAGTTCGACAACCGCTCCAGCTATATGCGCGGGATCTTCTCCGATGGTGTCGATCGTCTCGGCGGTCAAGCCAAGACCATTCTGATCACCCACTTGCAGCAGACCAACCGCTTCTCTGTGCTGGATCGCGACAACATGGGCGAAATCCAGCAGGAAGCAACCATCAAGGGTCAGGCCCAGCGTCTCAAAGGCGCCGATTACGTGGTAACCGGTGATGTCACCGAGTTTGGCCGCAAAGAGACCGGTGATCATCAGTTGTTCGGCATTCTCGGCCGTGGCAAGACCCAGGTCGCCTACGCGAAGGTCAACCTCAACATCGTCAACATCAGCACCTCGGAAGTGGTCTATTCGACCCAGGGCGCCGGTGAGTACGCCTTGTCCAATCGCGAAATCATCGGTTTCGGCGGCACCGCTGCCTACGACTCGACACTCAACGGCAAAGTCCTTGATCTGGCCATGCGCGAGGCGATCAATCGTCTGGTCGATGGCATGAACGCTGGCGCCTGGAAACCGGGCAACTGA
- the lexA gene encoding transcriptional repressor LexA, which translates to MYSMTNLTPRRTAILTFIRDRIAEHGQPPSLAEISEAFGFASRSVARKHVLALTEAGFIEVNPHQARGIRLLGQPPRPELLEIPVLGRVAAGAPIGADADIHNRLLLDPALFSRTPDYMLRVQGDSMIEDGILDGDLVGVRRNPEALNGQIVVARLDGEVTIKRFERVANEVRLLPRNPAYQPIVVRADQDLAIEGVFCGLVRQG; encoded by the coding sequence ATGTACTCCATGACAAACCTGACTCCCCGCCGTACCGCCATTCTGACCTTTATCCGCGATCGCATCGCCGAGCACGGTCAGCCCCCAAGCCTCGCTGAAATCAGCGAGGCGTTTGGTTTTGCCTCGCGCAGCGTGGCGCGCAAGCATGTGCTGGCGCTCACCGAAGCCGGTTTCATCGAGGTCAATCCGCATCAGGCCCGCGGCATTCGCCTGCTGGGGCAACCGCCGCGTCCGGAGCTGCTGGAGATCCCCGTGCTCGGTCGCGTGGCCGCCGGTGCGCCGATTGGCGCCGATGCCGACATCCATAACCGTTTGCTGCTCGACCCGGCACTGTTCTCCCGCACCCCGGATTACATGCTGCGGGTGCAGGGCGACTCGATGATCGAAGACGGCATCCTCGACGGCGATCTGGTCGGGGTGCGGCGCAATCCCGAAGCGCTCAACGGCCAGATCGTCGTTGCGCGTCTTGACGGTGAAGTGACCATCAAACGCTTCGAACGGGTCGCAAATGAAGTGCGCCTGTTGCCACGCAACCCGGCTTATCAGCCGATCGTTGTGCGTGCTGATCAGGATCTGGCCATCGAAGGCGTGTTCTGTGGCCTGGTGAGGCAAGGCTGA
- a CDS encoding error-prone DNA polymerase: MAAGLVRMNAGYAELHCLSNFSFQRGASSALELFQRAKKQGYQALAITDECTLAGIVRAWQAAKSVELPLIIGSEMRIDNGPKLVLLVENLAGYQALCGLITRARRRTQKGQYQVLREDFDQALPGLLVVWVPDSVDDREEGRWLKQTFGERLWLAVQLHCGQNDQQRLAALSGLANELQIPALASGDVHMHARGRRALQDTMTAIRHHVPVAEAGLRLHPNGERHLRCLDVLRELYPPDLLEESVKLARRCTFDLSELRYQYPKELVPEGHCASSWLRHLTEEGIAWRWPEGPQAKVLKQIDDELQLIAELGYESYFLTVHDVVRFARTQKILCQGRGSAANSAVCFALGITEIDPDRTTLLFERFMSRERNEPPDIDVDFEHERREEVLQYVFNRYGRRRAALTAVVSTYHATGAVRDVAKALGLPPDQINALADCCGRWSDETPPLERLREGGFDPDSPVLRRVLSLTGQLIGFPRHLSQHPGGFVISEQPLDTLVPVENAAMADRTIIQWDKDDLDAVGLLKVDILALGMLSAIRRCFDLLRRHRELDLTLATIPPEDKPTYAMISRADTVGVFQIESRAQMSMLPRLKPQTFYDLVIEVAIVRPGPIQGGMVHPYLRRRNNEEAETYPSPALEVVLKRTLGVPLFQEQVMQIAIVAADYSPGEADELRRSMAAWKRHGGLEPHKERLAAGMKKNGYTPEFAAQIFEQIKGFGSYGFPESHAASFALLTYASCWLKCHEPAAFACALINSWPMGFYSPDQILQDARRHQLQIRPVDVRASDWDCSLEPLSAGQPAIRMGLRMIKGFREEDARRIESARRHGAFADVADLGERAALDSRAQALLADSGALRGLAGHRHRARWEVAGVQKQLGLFAGLPNEEEDKIVLPKPSVGEDLHADYATVGTTLGPHPLALLRGELQARRCRSSRELLDTEHGRPVSVAGLVTGRQRPGTASGVTFVTLEDEFGNVNVVVWRDLAERQRQVLVGSQLLKVDGRWEREGDVRHLIAGRMSDLSPLLNGIHVQSRDFH, translated from the coding sequence GTGGCTGCAGGGCTGGTTCGCATGAACGCCGGATATGCCGAACTGCATTGCCTGTCGAACTTCAGTTTCCAGCGTGGTGCCTCGAGTGCACTGGAGCTGTTTCAACGGGCGAAAAAGCAGGGTTATCAGGCGCTGGCGATCACCGATGAATGCACCCTGGCCGGGATCGTCCGCGCATGGCAAGCGGCAAAGTCCGTCGAATTGCCGCTGATCATCGGCAGCGAGATGCGCATCGACAACGGACCGAAACTGGTGCTGCTGGTGGAGAACCTTGCCGGTTATCAGGCCCTGTGCGGTTTGATCACCCGCGCCCGGCGACGTACGCAGAAAGGCCAGTATCAGGTACTGCGTGAAGACTTCGACCAAGCGCTGCCGGGGTTGCTGGTGGTGTGGGTGCCGGATTCGGTGGATGACCGGGAAGAAGGACGCTGGCTGAAACAGACTTTCGGCGAACGCCTGTGGCTGGCGGTGCAACTGCATTGCGGGCAGAACGACCAACAGCGGTTGGCGGCACTATCGGGGCTGGCGAATGAGCTGCAGATTCCAGCGCTGGCCAGCGGCGATGTGCACATGCACGCCCGGGGCCGCCGCGCCTTGCAGGACACCATGACCGCGATTCGTCATCACGTCCCGGTGGCCGAAGCGGGTTTGCGTCTGCACCCCAATGGCGAGCGGCATCTGCGCTGTCTTGATGTGCTACGCGAGTTGTATCCGCCGGACTTGCTCGAGGAATCGGTCAAACTGGCCCGACGCTGCACCTTCGATCTGAGCGAACTGCGCTATCAGTATCCGAAAGAACTGGTGCCCGAGGGCCACTGTGCCAGTTCCTGGTTGCGGCACCTGACCGAGGAGGGCATCGCCTGGCGCTGGCCGGAAGGGCCTCAGGCCAAGGTGCTCAAGCAGATTGACGACGAACTGCAACTGATCGCCGAACTCGGCTACGAAAGCTACTTCCTCACCGTGCACGATGTGGTGCGCTTTGCCCGCACGCAGAAAATCCTCTGCCAGGGCCGCGGTTCGGCAGCCAATTCGGCGGTGTGTTTTGCCCTGGGCATCACCGAGATCGATCCGGATCGCACCACGCTGCTGTTCGAGCGCTTCATGTCCAGGGAGCGCAACGAGCCGCCGGATATCGACGTCGATTTCGAGCACGAGCGCCGCGAAGAAGTCCTGCAATACGTGTTCAACCGTTACGGTCGGCGGCGCGCTGCGCTGACGGCGGTGGTCAGCACCTACCATGCCACCGGCGCCGTGCGCGATGTGGCCAAAGCTCTGGGCCTGCCGCCGGATCAAATCAATGCGCTGGCCGATTGCTGCGGCCGCTGGAGTGATGAAACGCCGCCGCTGGAGCGCTTGCGCGAGGGTGGCTTCGACCCGGACAGTCCGGTGCTGCGCCGGGTGTTGAGCCTGACCGGGCAACTGATCGGCTTCCCCCGGCACCTGTCGCAGCACCCTGGCGGTTTCGTGATTTCCGAGCAGCCGCTGGACACCTTGGTGCCGGTCGAAAACGCAGCCATGGCCGATCGCACCATCATCCAATGGGACAAGGACGACCTCGATGCGGTCGGCCTGCTCAAGGTGGATATCCTCGCCTTGGGCATGCTCAGTGCGATCCGTCGTTGTTTCGACCTGCTGCGCCGGCATCGCGAACTGGATCTGACGCTCGCGACGATCCCGCCCGAAGACAAACCGACCTACGCAATGATCAGCCGCGCCGATACCGTCGGCGTGTTCCAGATCGAGTCGCGCGCGCAGATGTCGATGCTGCCGCGCCTGAAACCGCAGACGTTCTACGATCTGGTGATCGAAGTGGCGATCGTCCGGCCGGGGCCGATTCAGGGCGGCATGGTGCATCCGTATCTGCGCCGGCGTAATAACGAAGAGGCGGAAACCTATCCGTCGCCGGCGCTCGAAGTCGTGCTGAAAAGAACCCTGGGCGTGCCGCTGTTTCAGGAGCAGGTCATGCAGATCGCCATCGTTGCTGCCGACTACAGCCCCGGCGAGGCCGATGAGCTGCGTCGTTCCATGGCTGCGTGGAAGCGCCATGGCGGACTGGAACCGCACAAGGAACGTCTGGCCGCCGGCATGAAAAAGAACGGCTACACCCCGGAATTCGCCGCGCAGATCTTCGAGCAGATCAAAGGCTTCGGCAGTTACGGCTTCCCCGAATCCCACGCCGCCAGTTTCGCCTTGCTGACCTACGCCAGTTGCTGGCTCAAATGCCACGAGCCGGCGGCGTTTGCCTGTGCGTTGATCAACAGTTGGCCGATGGGCTTTTACAGCCCTGATCAGATTCTGCAGGACGCGCGCCGGCACCAATTGCAGATCCGCCCGGTGGATGTGCGCGCCAGCGATTGGGATTGCAGCCTCGAGCCGCTGAGTGCCGGGCAACCGGCGATTCGCATGGGCCTGCGCATGATCAAAGGCTTTCGCGAAGAGGACGCCCGGCGCATTGAAAGCGCGCGCCGCCACGGAGCCTTTGCCGATGTCGCGGATCTGGGCGAACGCGCCGCCCTCGACAGTCGCGCGCAGGCCTTGCTGGCGGACTCCGGCGCCTTGCGCGGTCTGGCCGGGCACCGCCATCGTGCGCGCTGGGAGGTGGCCGGGGTGCAGAAGCAACTCGGCCTGTTCGCCGGACTGCCCAACGAAGAAGAAGACAAAATCGTCCTGCCCAAACCCAGCGTTGGCGAAGACCTGCATGCCGATTACGCCACGGTGGGCACCACACTGGGGCCGCATCCGCTGGCGTTATTGCGTGGCGAGTTGCAGGCGCGGCGCTGCCGCAGCTCGCGGGAATTGCTGGATACTGAACATGGGCGGCCCGTGAGCGTGGCCGGGCTGGTCACCGGCCGGCAGCGCCCCGGCACGGCCAGCGGGGTGACGTTCGTGACCCTGGAAGACGAGTTCGGCAACGTCAATGTGGTGGTCTGGCGTGATCTGGCCGAGCGTCAGCGACAGGTGCTGGTCGGTTCGCAATTGCTCAAGGTCGATGGCCGCTGGGAACGCGAAGGCGATGTGCGCCACCTGATCGCCGGGCGCATGAGCGACCTCAGCCCACTGCTCAATGGCATTCACGTGCAGAGCCGGGATTTCCACTGA